A DNA window from Moorella thermoacetica contains the following coding sequences:
- a CDS encoding P-II family nitrogen regulator, protein MKKIEAIIRSSRLEAVKEALGKYNIHGLTVTHVLGCGLQRGQTEYYRGNLYTVNLLPKVKLEIIALDNRVPEIVEIISREARTGEIGDGKIFIYPVETAIRIRTGEQGKDAI, encoded by the coding sequence GTGAAAAAAATCGAAGCCATCATCCGCTCGTCGCGCCTGGAGGCCGTCAAAGAAGCCCTGGGTAAGTACAACATCCACGGCCTGACGGTCACCCACGTCCTGGGATGCGGCCTCCAGCGGGGCCAGACGGAATATTATCGCGGCAACCTGTATACCGTTAACCTGTTACCCAAGGTAAAACTGGAGATTATCGCCCTGGACAATCGGGTACCGGAGATAGTGGAGATAATCTCCCGGGAAGCCCGAACCGGCGAAATCGGGGACGGTAAAATCTTTATCTACCCCGTGGAAACCGCCATTCGCATCCGTACCGGTGAACAGGGCAAAGACGCCATCTAA
- the asnB gene encoding asparagine synthase (glutamine-hydrolyzing) — MCGITGWVDWELDLTGQKNILEAMTATLACRGPDAAGTWVAPRVALGHRRLVVVDPAGGGQPMVRRRGNQTFVLTYNGELYNTGEIREELLSRGYTFRGHSDTEVLLTAYMEWGVECVRCFNGIFAFAIWDEARERLFLARDRLGVKPLFYATLPHSFLFGSELKALLAHPAIKPEVDAEGLAEVFVLGPARTPGHGVFHNLAELKPGYYMTYDRQGLRLHQYWALQSHPHTDNLETTIAKVRQLLQDTVERQLVADVPVCTLLSGGLDSSAVTVFAARAFQGRGQGHIHTWSVDYIDNDRYFQPSHFQPNPDAPWVKLVSEHLETIHHYVYIDTPELVDSLKAAMRARDLPGMADVDSSLLLFCREVKREATVALSGEAADEVFGGYPWFRSEKALAANTFPWNRAGQERIRLLSPELKAMVRPEEYVARRYREALAEVPALPGEEARAARLREISYLSLTRFMPVLLDRKDRMSMAVGLEVRVPYCDHRLVEYVWNIPWEMKFVGQMEKGILRRALAGILPAEVINRRKSPYPKTYNPAYLEAVRNWMLDILADPASPLLPFIDVAAVKALTQSREVFNLPWFGQLMSGPQLFAYLAQIDTWMREYGVSVR; from the coding sequence ATGTGCGGAATTACCGGCTGGGTGGATTGGGAACTGGACCTCACCGGGCAAAAAAACATCCTGGAAGCCATGACCGCCACCCTCGCCTGCCGGGGACCGGATGCCGCCGGCACCTGGGTGGCACCCCGGGTGGCCCTGGGGCACCGCCGCCTGGTCGTCGTCGATCCCGCCGGGGGCGGCCAGCCCATGGTTCGCCGCCGCGGCAACCAGACCTTTGTCCTTACTTATAACGGCGAGCTATACAACACCGGGGAAATCCGGGAGGAACTTTTGAGCCGGGGTTATACCTTCCGGGGCCACTCGGACACGGAAGTATTGCTGACGGCCTACATGGAGTGGGGTGTAGAGTGTGTCCGGTGTTTCAATGGTATCTTTGCCTTCGCCATTTGGGACGAGGCCAGGGAACGTCTATTCCTGGCCCGGGACCGGTTGGGAGTAAAACCCCTTTTTTACGCTACTTTGCCCCATTCTTTCCTTTTTGGTTCGGAACTGAAGGCTCTCCTGGCCCACCCGGCGATAAAACCGGAAGTGGATGCTGAAGGCCTGGCCGAGGTCTTCGTCCTGGGCCCGGCCCGGACACCGGGCCACGGGGTATTTCATAATCTGGCCGAACTTAAACCCGGCTATTATATGACCTACGACCGGCAGGGACTACGCCTGCACCAGTACTGGGCCCTGCAGAGCCATCCCCACACCGATAACCTGGAGACAACCATCGCAAAAGTACGCCAGCTGTTGCAGGATACAGTGGAACGGCAACTGGTGGCCGATGTGCCCGTTTGTACCCTGCTCTCCGGCGGTCTGGACTCCAGCGCTGTTACCGTCTTTGCCGCCCGGGCCTTTCAGGGCCGGGGGCAGGGCCATATCCATACCTGGTCGGTAGATTATATTGATAATGACCGCTACTTCCAGCCCAGCCATTTCCAGCCCAACCCGGATGCTCCCTGGGTAAAGCTGGTCTCGGAACACCTGGAAACCATCCATCACTACGTTTATATCGACACCCCGGAACTGGTTGACTCCCTGAAGGCTGCCATGCGGGCCCGGGACCTGCCGGGCATGGCCGACGTGGATTCCTCCCTATTGCTCTTTTGCCGGGAAGTAAAGAGAGAGGCTACCGTTGCCCTCTCAGGGGAGGCTGCCGATGAGGTCTTTGGCGGTTACCCCTGGTTTCGCAGTGAAAAGGCCCTGGCCGCGAACACCTTCCCCTGGAACCGGGCCGGCCAGGAGCGTATCCGCCTCCTCTCCCCCGAATTAAAGGCTATGGTCCGGCCGGAAGAGTATGTGGCCAGGCGTTACCGGGAAGCCCTGGCGGAGGTACCCGCCCTGCCGGGTGAGGAAGCCAGGGCCGCCCGTCTGCGGGAGATCTCTTACCTGAGCCTGACCCGCTTCATGCCGGTACTCCTGGACCGCAAGGATCGTATGAGTATGGCCGTGGGGCTGGAGGTGCGGGTGCCCTACTGTGACCACCGCCTGGTGGAATACGTCTGGAACATTCCCTGGGAGATGAAATTCGTCGGCCAGATGGAAAAGGGCATCCTGCGCCGGGCCCTGGCAGGTATATTGCCCGCCGAAGTAATCAACCGGCGCAAGAGCCCTTACCCCAAAACCTACAACCCGGCCTACCTGGAAGCCGTCCGTAACTGGATGCTGGATATCCTGGCCGACCCCGCTTCCCCCCTGCTGCCCTTTATTGACGTAGCGGCGGTTAAAGCCTTGACCCAATCCCGGGAGGTTTTCAACCTGCCGTGGTTCGGCCAGCTCATGAGCGGGCCCCAGCTCTTCGCCTACCTGGCCCAGATTGACACCTGGATGCGGGAATACGGGGTATCTGTACGTTAA